A genomic region of Amphiura filiformis chromosome 6, Afil_fr2py, whole genome shotgun sequence contains the following coding sequences:
- the LOC140154985 gene encoding G-protein coupled receptor 161-like, with the protein MALPDCTAAANITACSIQWNDSKTSVEDSRNAATVITQAVSIGVIMLLSIIGNSLVLLAIYKNPALQNKTAIFIANIAIADFTNGCIGMPFLLVSTITNNWPFSDALCSFTAAITIILCAVSIGTLGSIAHDRYCAIVYPLKYHELMSKTKIVFFLAWIWIQAVVIAICPLLGWSEYIYIQNEYLCTANWGQDISYTLSLTIFYSLGPMTVMLYCYIRILMVARRHSRQITALKTSVAHQTEISTKNTKRKRTSILSDPSIVQFRKDAKSAFILFIVIAVFLICWMPHLVTMYAIAFGYNGFTDAFYTATTWLSMTNSMLNPILYGVLNRQYRTAFKQLLFGTVIKNRDHGLIKTRPAGDP; encoded by the coding sequence ATGGCATTACCTGATTGCACTGCTGCTGCTAATATTACAGCTTGTTCGATACAATGGAACGACAGCAAAACATCTGTCGAGGACTCTCGCAATGCCGCCACTGTCATCACCCAAGCAGTTTCCATCGGTGTAATTATGCTTCTAAGTATCATCGGCAATTCTCTGGTTCTCCTTGCTATTTACAAGAATCCAGCATTGCAAAATAAAACAGCTATCTTTATAGCAAATATCGCCATAGCTGATTTCACCAATGGTTGTATCGGAATGCCTTTCTTACTTGTATCTACCATAACCAACAATTGGCCGTTTTCTGACGCTTTGTGTTCATTCACTGCTGCTATAACGATTATACTCTGTGCAGTGAGCATAGGTACTCTAGGATCTATTGCACACGATAGATATTGCGCTATAGTTTATCCACTGAAGTATCACGAACTCATGTCAAAAACCAAGATAGTATTTTTCTTAGCTTGGATTTGGATTCAAGCAGTTGTAATCGCCATATGCCCATTACTCGGTTGGTCAGAATATATTTACATTCAGAATGAATATCTCTGCACAGCAAACTGGGGACAAGATATTTCGTACACCTTATCATTAACCATATTTTACTCCCTTGGACCCATGACAGTCATGTTATATTGCTATATAAGAATTCTCATGGTAGCCAGGAGGCATTCTCGACAAATAACTGCTTTAAAGACATCAGTTGCTCACCAGACTGAAATTTCAACGAAAAATACCAAACGTAAACGCACCTCTATTTTATCTGATCCTTCTATAGTTCAATTTAGGAAAGATGCAAAGAGCGCTTTCATCCTTTTCATTGTaattgctgttttcttgatttgcTGGATGCCTCATCTAGTAACAATGTATGCTATTGCGTTTGGTTATAATGGTTTTACTGATGCATTTTATACAGCCACAACATGGTTATCAATGACTAACTCAATGCTCAACCCAATCTTGTACGGAGTTTTAAACAGGCAATACAGAACTGCATTTAAACAGTTACTGTTTGGGACTGTTATAAAGAACAGAGACCATGGATTAATCAAGACTCGACCTGCTGGAGATCCGTGA